In Anopheles gambiae chromosome 2, idAnoGambNW_F1_1, whole genome shotgun sequence, a single window of DNA contains:
- the LOC11175637 gene encoding terminal uridylyltransferase Tailor, whose amino-acid sequence MNYLATNLLIESLTLNLASYKPGLKNIDTFTMNQIEKLMKKLELFLATSNLVQCEEDELQRDKIMMSFYQQPDTVRCRHCNESFSENVASTQHIQNNEGNEQKPKLEAISVNNPEAEQKTEFIEIPANDPEKRLKTEIVEIPQNVTQTKPIGNDRNDTLANDRKNIQIENHTNANTEISAKKMPKQKEIQPQVNYMKRRCLPRLNFKMSKDMKNFFKQDIMTVLEMAVAESDKVKSDVENKMVQEQLVECLKPHYPAVKCYPFGSRVIGTGSYTSDLDIFVDLQEVYYGRNDKPGVESITESILKVEKILKNTKQWTIDEIILNSRVPLLKVINHRFNMKCDLTFSNGLAHRNSLLLEYLLNLQPSSRMLVCYLKKWNREKYLNGYTISLMVIYFLQLMGWLPNVSTLQVDPQNDVIIDGWNAGFATPTLEELNHKSKPFEIVVLVEEFFHFYGFYANFIVLEIEVISPFYVDSCSVKTLLKSDFESPHYSKVPSQFKRLKQYLLKHKNDTNPRHQFAYNRPLVVQDPFELSHNVAKGISPEMAGRIMRLFEMSERKIKYHVYGIEYFLPKEEIW is encoded by the exons ATG AACTATTTAGCAACTAACTTATTGATCGAATCTCTAACGCTCAATCTGGCGTCCTACAAACCGGGTCTCAAAAACATCGACACTTTTACCATGAACCAGATAGAAAAGCTGATGAAAAAACTGGAACTATTCCTAGCCACTAGCAATCTTGTTCAATGCGAAGAAGATGAATTGCAAAGGGATAAGATTATGATGAGTTTTTATCAGCAACCGGATACGGTACGTTGTCGGCATTGTAATGAAAGCTTCTCCGAAAATGTAGCATCAACGCAGCACATCCAAAACAATGAAGGAAACGAGCAAAAACCCAAACTCGAAGCAATTTCCGTGAACAATCCTGAAGCGGAGCAGAAAACCGAATTCATAGAAATCCCTGCGAACGATCCTGAAAAGAGACTGAAAACCGAAATCGTAGAAATCCCCCAGAACGTTACTCAGACGAAACCGATAGGCAATGATCGCAATGACACTCTTGCAAATGATCGCAAAAACATACAGATTGAGAACCATACCAATGCTAACACTGAGATTAGTGCTAAAAAGATgccgaaacaaaaagaaattcAGCCACAAGTAAACTATATGAAAAGAAGATGCTTGCCGAGACTGAATTTTAAGATGAGCAAAGATATGAAGAATTTCTTTAAGCAAGACATCATGACGGTTCTTGAAATGGCTGTGGCGGAGAGCGATAAAGTTAAAAGCGATGTTGAGAACAAAATGGTGCAGGAACAGTTGGTAGAATGCCTAAAGCCGCACTACCCAGCAGTCAAATGCTATCCGTTTGGGTCTCGCGTCATCGGGACTGGTTCTTATACGAGTGATCTGGACATTTTCGTCGATCTGCAAGAAGTGTACTACGGAAGAAACGATAAGCCCGGCGTGGAAAGTATAACGGAATCGATCCTGAAGGTAGAGAAAATCCTAAAAAATACAAAGCAGTGGACTATCGACGAAATCATCCTGAATTCACGCGTACCGTTGCTGAAAGTCATCAATCACCGCTTCAATATGAAATGTGATTTAACGTTCAGCAATGGATTGGCGCACCGAAACTCATTATTGTTGGAGTACTTGTTAAATTTACAACCCTCAA GTCGTATGTTGGTGTGCTATCTGAAGAAATGGAACCGAGAAAAATATCTGAATGGGTATACTATCTCACTGATGGTAATTTATTTCTTACAATTGATGGGTTGGCTGCCAAATGTGTCAACACTTCAGGTAGATCCACAAAATGACGTCATTATCGATG GTTGGAATGCGGGATTTGCGACGCCGACCTTAGAAGAATTGAACCACAAATCGAAACCATTTGAAATAGTAGTCTTAGTAGAAGAATTCTTTCACTTTTACGGTTTTTATGCCAACTTTATCGTACTCGAAATTGAAGTGATTAGCCCATTTTATGTGGATTCTTGTAGTGTAAAAACTCTTTTGAAGAGTGATTTCGAGTCGCCTCATTACTCTAAAGTACCATCCCAATTTAAACGGTTGAAGCAGTACTtgctaaaacataaaaatgacaCAAATCCTAGACACCAATTTGCTTACAATAGGCCACTTGTCGTCCAGGATCCATTCGAGCTTTCTCACAACGTAGCAAAAGGTATTTCCCCCGAGATGGCCGGACGGATAATGCGTTTATTTGAAATGAgcgaacgaaaaataaaatatcatgTATACGGGATAGAATATTTCTTACCCAAGGAAGAGATATGGTAA
- the LOC1271506 gene encoding NADPH oxidase 4 — MERVNKIYHSSRNFMFKYIIALLWTGFNFVVFCKAFSNYHHDVEYYYLSRILGNGLCVSRGTAPVLNVTMALITLPTCKTFNLLLHKLFGRCSTRLLVHYLEKTKVLHLILGCSLLIVAIVHSVAHFVNIVNFIDNYDERYREINWANGPDDNVLRLLFATPTGFSGCIMLLTLAAMAYLARRSMRDRFYNSFFTSHHLFLVFYGMMFYHPLSNIIKHQTNVDKHKIMCDLVDNVTLHSNEDLLVLCEEPPQFSAGTKRAWIWPLVGLAIYLADISFRYLTSHSERYRVTTVQTYAMAGHAIHLRLQFCRKAMVKILPGQYVLLQCPAISTLEWHPFTITELPIEGRNDITLTIKVRGDWTEELYDRIVQREQCKRNFGGVDPYRRIEFLLDGPYPSVMSNMLDCKRILFVGAGVGITPFVTIMRLLLSSNVDQPARVHLVWIARNLETFLWFSDEIARLQEKFWSQNKPDRFWVKLYWTQNYDEHLLAECFGDMPSIKSRMHRGRPNWNDVFIDLVTLYPKKSVSVFSCGPKELTKEIRLKCKEYSKHGCKLSYFHEGFG; from the exons ATGGAGCGTGTGAACAAAATATATCACTCATCCAGGAACTTTATGTTCAAATACATCATAGCg CTTCTATGGACAGGGTTCAATTTTGTCGTTTTCTGTAAGGCATTCAGCAACTACCATCACGATGTGGAGTACTACTATCTCAGCCGAATACTTGGG AACGGGCTATGTGTTTCGCGTGGAACCGCTCCGGTACTTAACGTGACTATGGCCCTAATAACACTGCCCACGTGCAAGACATTTAATTTGCTTCTGCACAAGCTGTTTGGCCGATGCTCTACCCGACTATTGGTACACTATCTCGAGAAGACGAAGGTTCTGCATCTGATATTGGGATGTAGTTTGCTGATCGTTGCGA ttGTACATAGTGTGGCACATTTTGTGAACATCGTCAACTTTATTGACAATTACGACGAACGCTATCGGGAAATAAATTGGGCAAATGGACCAGATGAC AACGTCCTTCGGTTGCTGTTTGCTACACCGACCGGGTTTTCGGGCTGCATCATGCTGCTTACGCTGGCGGCAATGGCGTACCTAGCTCGTCGATCGATGCGCGATCGTTTCTACAACAGCTTCTTCACCTCACACCATCTGTTTCTCGTATTTTACGGGATGATGTTCTACCATCCGCTAAG TAACATCATCAAGCATCAAACGAATGTCGACAAGCATAAGATCATGTGTGATCTGGTCGATAATGTAACGCTGCACAGCAACGAAGACTTGCTGGTACTGTGCGAGGAACCGCCCCAATTTTCGGCCGGTACGAAACGTGCATGGATTTGGCCGTTGGTGGGCTTAGCGATCTATCTAGCCGATATCTCCTTTCGCTACCTTACATCTCATTCGGAGCGCTACCGTGTTACAACGGTGCAGACGTACGCAATGGCAGGACATGCAATACACCTTCGGTTACAGTTTTGTCGCAAGGCAATGGTCAAAATCCTTCCCGGCCAGTACGTACTGCTGCAGTGTCCAGCAATTTCCACCCTCGAATGGCATCCATTTACGATAACGGAG CTTCCCATTGAGGGACGTAATGATATTACGCTCACGATCAAGGTGCGAGGAGACTGGACGGAGGAGCTATATGATCGGATCGTGCAGAGGGAACAGTGCAAGCGCAATTTTGGTGGTGTTGACCCGTACCGAAGGATCGAGTTCTTGTTAGATGGACCGTACCCGTCCGTCATGAGCAATATGCTCGATTGCAAGAGAATTTTATTTGTCGGTGCTGGTGTTGGCATTACACCTTTTGTAACGATCATGCGATTGCTGTT AAGTTCCAATGTCGATCAACCGGCCAGGGTGCATCTGGTTTGGATTGCACGTAATTTGGAAACGTTTCTGTGGTTTTCAGACGAGATCGCACGTTTACAGGAGAAG TTCTGGAGCCAAAACAAACCGGACCGCTTCTGGGTGAAGCTGTACTGGACGCAAAACTACGACGAACATCTGCTGGCGGAATGTTTTGGCGACATGCCTTCGATCAAATCGCGCATGCACCGGGGACGCCCGAACTGGAACGATGTGTTTATCGATCTGGTCACACTCTATCCCAA AAAATCGGTATCCGTTTTTAGCTGCGGACCAAAGGAACTGACGAAGGAAATTCGTCTAAAGTGCAAGGAGTACAGCAAGCATGGTTGTAAGCTAAGCTACTTCCACGAAGGGTTCGGATAA
- the LOC1271507 gene encoding uncharacterized protein LOC1271507 — protein sequence MLTLKYLSIRPYFETAQEAIEWDKLQKMIATVKQFHDDFDRIVLHKDIYRTFYYYYLQEIRFRIIDILMNFAIIEWCEPKPAIVATDPYGFPMPEPAKKSKRRKDDEPAEIPDYTIRVKCYKEKFPLVCCDDQFRTLAALRLHYYAVHDKTYLLPATRCEMKAAMLRMLVFRGQLDEWIASGIASNNGLCFYLTKLLRRIISIIRY from the exons ATGTTGACGCTTAAGTATCTCTCCATAAGACCGTACTTCGAGACGGCCCAGGAAGCAATCGAATGGGATAAG CTCCAAAAAATGATTGCAACTGTGAAACAATTTCACGACGATTTCGATCGCATCGTACTGCACAAGGACATCTACCGTACCTTCTATTACTACTACCTGCAAGAGATTCGCTTTCGCattattgatattttgatGAACTTTGCCATAATCGAGTGGTGTGAACCGAAGCCAGCAATCGTCGCTACCGATCCGTATGGTTTTCCGATGCCCGAACCGGCAAAGAAGAGCAAACGGCGAAAGGACGACGAACCGGCAGAAATCCCAGACTATACGATACGCGTGAAGTGCTACAAGGAGAAGTTTCCGTTGGTTTGCTGTGACGATCAGTTCCGTACATTGGCCGCACTGCGACTGCACTACTACGCGGTACACGACAAGACGTACCTCTTGCCTGCCACCAGGTGTGAG ATGAAAGCGGCTATGTTGCGGATGCTTGTTTTTCGCGGACAGCTGGACGAATGGATCGCATCGGGTATTGCGTCCAATAATGGTTTGTGCTTTTATTTGACGAAACTGTTGCGCAGAATCATCTCTATTATACGGTATTAG
- the LOC5667600 gene encoding uncharacterized protein LOC5667600 isoform X2 — MKADKPDTTPWDQLEQLVKETRNFLTEYDDIVLHKELYRTLFMYHLTYLRDEVIQLMKKFTTLPKDVAEEKEIDCCGVMYHDKDAFKQHYEAAHNKKVLQSASMCELKMSLTKISFFERHLQDYILGGSVSSCELLLNLRRILRRLDHTLEF, encoded by the exons ATGAAGGCGGACAAACCGGACACAACCCCCTGGGATCAG TTGGAGCAGCTGGTAAAGGAAACGCGCAACTTCCTCACCGAGTACGACGACATTGTGCTGCACAAAGAGCTCTACCGCACGCTGTTCATGTATCACCTGACTTATTTACGGGATGAGGTGATACAGTTGATGAAAAAATTTACCACCTTACCGAAAGACGTCGCCGAGGAGAAGGAAATTGACTGCTGTGGG GTAATGTACCATGATAAAGATGCCTTCAAACAACACTACGAGGCAGCTCACAATAAGAAAGTTCTCCAGTCTGCTTCCATGTGTGAG CTGAAAATGTCTCTCACAAAAATTTCATTCTTCGAGCGACACCTGCAAGACTACATACTGGGAGGTTCCGTTTCGAGCTGTGAACTTTTGCTGAACTTGCGGCGAATATTGAGACGGTTGGATCATACGTTAGAGTTTTAA
- the LOC5667600 gene encoding uncharacterized protein LOC5667600 isoform X1, translating to MKADKPDTTPWDQLEQLVKETRNFLTEYDDIVLHKELYRTLFMYHLTYLRDEVIQLMKKFTTLPKDVAEEKEIDCCGVMYHDKDAFKQHYEAAHNKKVLQSASMCEVKLLLTHTHLLFDRCCIYSILCLLSFLSIAENVSHKNFILRATPARLHTGRFRFEL from the exons ATGAAGGCGGACAAACCGGACACAACCCCCTGGGATCAG TTGGAGCAGCTGGTAAAGGAAACGCGCAACTTCCTCACCGAGTACGACGACATTGTGCTGCACAAAGAGCTCTACCGCACGCTGTTCATGTATCACCTGACTTATTTACGGGATGAGGTGATACAGTTGATGAAAAAATTTACCACCTTACCGAAAGACGTCGCCGAGGAGAAGGAAATTGACTGCTGTGGG GTAATGTACCATGATAAAGATGCCTTCAAACAACACTACGAGGCAGCTCACAATAAGAAAGTTCTCCAGTCTGCTTCCATGTGTGAGGTAAAACtcctactcacacacacgcacttatTGTTCGATAGGTGTTGCATATATTCTATACTTTGCTTGTTGTCCTTTCTTTCAATAGCTGAAAATGTCTCTCACAAAAATTTCATTCTTCGAGCGACACCTGCAAGACTACATACTGGGAGGTTCCGTTTCGAGCTGTGA
- the LOC1271509 gene encoding uncharacterized protein LOC1271509: MAEENKNGAAPATEVEPQDAPEEQKAASEEAAPPSDVESEPEQEPQISTFERLKLFLAETNKFLLMYDDLVENKDKHKSVFLCAVNELRERLVTLLQRYILHTMVKEDFLYKHIVCCGGEDAEAINTEEFEEHYQEVHSEADKAISLPELDEIRAYSAEVKTYIELGKAMNNDLIFSLKRLLRKSNSVLAGHLG, from the exons atggcagaagaaaacaaaaatggagcAGCACCGGCAACGGAAGTGGAACCGCAAGATGCGCCCGAAGAGCAAAAGGCTGCATCCGAGGAGGCAGCACCACCATCCGATGTTGAATCGGAACCAGAGCAGGAGCCTCAAATTTCAACTTTCGAACGG TTGAAACTATTCCTGGCGGAAACGAACAAGTTCCTGTTAATGTACGACGATCTGGTGGAGAACAAGGACAAGCACAAGAGCGTCTTCCTGTGTGCAGTGAACGAGCTGCGCGAGCGGCTGGTAACGTTGCTCCAACGGTACATCCTGCACACGATGGTCAAGGAGGATTTCCTGTACAAGCACATTGTGTGCTGCGGCGGAGAG GATGCGGAGGCAATTAATACGGAAGAATTCGAAGAGCACTATCAGGAAGTTCACAGCGAGGCAGACAAGGCTATTTCCTTGCCAGAG CTTGACGAGATTCGTGCGTACTCGGCCGAAGTCAAGACGTACATCGAGCTAGGCAAAGCGATGAACAACGATCTGATCTTCTCCCTGAAGCGACTACTGCGAAAGAGCAATTCCGTGCTGGCGGGACATCTGGGATAA
- the LOC1271510 gene encoding uncharacterized protein LOC1271510, whose protein sequence is MVSAPTCVRKRTLDFSCKYRNLDKFSTDVEHFLETYDQTVQHSLAYHRSFRRHLKQLYECVVELLQKFQHIQSSGTKGQLYMEKYCCGVLFDDCEELKRHYFEFHNFARLIHPSIVELRSGHGKLQFFHCRVQEYTFYGTEFTAVLLMNLKKIANNLYATLERGPKW, encoded by the exons ATGGTTTCTGCTCCGACCTGTGTTCGCAAACGTACGCTGGACTTTAGCTGCAAGTATCGCAAC TTAGACAAATTTTCCACCGATGTGGAACATTTCCTGGAAACTTACGATCAAACAGTGCAACACTCGCTGGCATACCACCGAAGCTTTCGGCGCCATCTGAAGCAACTGTACGAATGCGTGGTGGAGTTGTTACAAAAATTCCAGCACATTCAATCCAGCGGTACCAAAGGGCAGCTGTACATGGAGAAGTATTGCTGTGGC GTTTTGTTTGATGACTGCGAGGAACTTAAAAGGCACTACTTTGAGTTTCATAACTTTGCCCGACTCATTCATCCCAGCATAGTGGAG CTCCGGTCAGGGCATGGTAAGCTGCAGTTCTTCCATTGCCGTGTGCAGGAGTACACATTCTACGGTACCGAATTTACTGCCGTTTTGCTGATGAACTTGAAAAAGATAGCCAACAACTTGTACGCCACGTTGGAGCGTGGCCCAAAGTGGTAG
- the LOC1271511 gene encoding uncharacterized protein LOC1271511, with product MGVPTTVYIHTNIYNYSNKYKNLDRFQNNMKTFLKEYYRIVLHKDLYKLVFKSYLREIRSKVKILLQKFDATPLDDGSTRPEKEMMCCGLCFTSNEQFRRHYKTVHNEAFLVYPNMLELKSAFAKLDHMRHRLDEYTRFGKEYTCTMLVDLKRVAKRISCTLKF from the exons ATGGGTGTTCCAACGACGGTGTATATTCATACCAATATCTACAACTACagcaataaatacaaaaat CTCGATCGCTTCCAAAATAACATGAAAACGTTTTTGAAAGAGTATTACCGAATTGTACTGCACAAAGATCTTTATAAGCTGGTGTTTAAAAGTTACTTGCGTGAGATACGCTCGAAGGTGAAGATACTGTTGCAAAAGTTCGACGCAACACCGCTGGATGATGGTAGTACACGACCGGAAAAGGAAATGATGTGCTGTGGA TTGTGTTTCACTAGTAATGAACAGTTCCGCAGGCATTACAAAACGGTTCACAACGAGGCGTTTCTCGTATATCCAAACATGCTGGAG CTGAAGTCCGCCTTCGCCAAGTTGGACCATATGAGGCATCGATTGGACGAGTATACGCGATTTGGCAAAGAGTACACATGCACCATGCTGGTGGACTTGAAGAGAGTAGCGAAACGTATCTCTTGTACCTTGAAGttctaa
- the LOC11175917 gene encoding uncharacterized protein LOC11175917 translates to MDQIVKTRDVEKFVSETKYFLDEFDSIISHWDLSGNFFLHYLIEIHENVTQLLSRFTTLSLEGVGDRKSKPFFNLKCCELEFQTVKDLRLHHHSCRHKKSHFEETDNCELKSALLKLAFFNRRVNEYVQYGTIADRYLCLYLKKILKKIIITLDTFNL, encoded by the exons ATGGATCAGATTGTGAAAACCCGCGAT GTGGAAAAGTTTGTATCGGAAACGAAGTACTTCCTGGACGAGTTTGATTCCATCATTAGCCACTGGGACCTGTCGGGGAACTTCTTTCTGCACTATCTGATTGAAATCCACGAGAACGTGACACAGCTGCTGTCCAGGTTTACTACCCTTTCCCTCGAGGGTGTCGGTGACCGGAAGAGCAAACCCTTCTTCAATCTGAAATGCTGTGAG ctTGAATTTCAAACCGTGAAAGATCTGCGGCTGCATCATCACTCTTGCCGACATAAGAAGTCGCATTTTGAAGAAACGGATAACTGCGAG CTGAAATCTGCCCTGCTTAAACTGGCATTTTTCAATCGGAGGGTCAACGAGTACGTACAGTACGGTACGATCGCCGATCGCTATCTGTGTTTGTATCTAAAGAAGATCCTGAAAAAGATCATCATCACGCTGGACACGTTCAATCTGTAG
- the LOC1271513 gene encoding uncharacterized protein LOC1271513, protein MILEDTIKFRKCAKTPEDVAQWRLTYNFIIETKYFLERYDSIVETWDLCDKQFMMNLWSIEELLTNLLYKYTTVSTDYIRHPRLPKVEIKCCDHLFESSKDLNKHYYTVHHTPGRVNDVRFCEMKAGLLKLDLYRNSLKYYLEFGTWCDHVLCLYLKKIYRKVNVTMDPFREAPLVVPGKEPTPPPEQESEVEEDEV, encoded by the exons ATGATTCTAGAGGACACGATCAAGTTCCGCAAGTGTGCTAAAACGCCCGAAGATGTAGCACAATGGCGTTTG ACATACAACTTTatcattgaaacaaaatactTTCTCGAGCGGTACGATAGCATCGTCGAAACGTGGGATCTATGCGATAAACAATTTATGATGAATCTGTGGAGCATAGAAGAGCTGCTGACGAACCTACTGTACAAGTACACCACCGTGTCAACGGACTATATCCGGCATCCCCGGTTGCCGAAGGTGGAAATCAAATGTTGTGAT CATTTGTTTGAAAGCTCAAAAGATCTCAACAAGCATTATTACACCGTGCATCACACACCTGGCCGGGTGAACGATGTTCGGTTCTGTGAA ATGAAGGCTGGACTGCTAAAATTAGACCTCTATAGGAATAGTTTGAAGTACTACCTGGAGTTTGGAACCTGGTGCGATCATGTTCTGTGTTTATATTTGAAGAAAATTTACCGGAAAGTGAACGTGACGATGGATCCATTTCGGGAAGCACCTCTTGTAGTACCAGGAAAGGAACCTACACCCCCGCCAGAACAAGAATCGGAAGTGGAAGAGGATGAAGTTTAA
- the LOC11175814 gene encoding NAD-dependent protein deacylase Sirt4 gives MRFLAGVRVPQINGKRFNSSSMFVPAHEPAHESDCRRLEKFLEDKPHILVLTGAGISTESGIPDYRSEGVGLYARSNHKPIQHGDFVKSEATRKRYWARNYVGWPRFSSIAPNVTHYTLARLEREGRISGIVTQNVDRLHGKAGSKQVIELHGSGFDVICIGSQDERGKGCNYRIDRHEFQHILDQLNPAMEDNSTSMRPDGDVELSMEYVQGFKIPPCPQCGGNLKPEIVFFGDNVPMPRIEKVVRMIIESDGVLVLGSSLTVFSGYRIILQAKELGLPVAIVNIGATRGDPKADLKISARCGEVMANLFKPAR, from the coding sequence ATGAGATTTTTGGCCGGAGTTCGAGTGCCGCAGATCAATGGGAAAAGATTCAATTCGAGCTCAATGTTTGTGCCAGCCCACGAACCGGCACACGAGAGCGATTGCCGCCGGTTGGAAAAGTTCCTGGAAGACAAACCGCACATTCTCGTCCTGACCGGTGCTGGCATATCGACCGAATCGGGCATTCCCGACTACCGTTCGGAGGGCGTAGGCTTATATGCCCGCTCCAACCACAAACCAATACAGCATGGTGATTTCGTCAAATCGGAAGCCACCCGGAAACGCTACTGGGCCCGGAACTATGTCGGTTGGCCAAGGTTTTCCTCGATTGCACCTAACGTTACGCACTACACCCTGGCGCGCCTGGAGCGCGAGGGACGGATAAGCGGAATAGTGACGCAAAATGTGGACCGGCTGCACGGGAAGGCCGGTTCGAAGCAGGTGATCGAACTGCACGGCAGCGGATTCGATGTGATTTGCATCGGAAGTCAGGACGAGCGGGGTAAGGGCTGCAACTATCGTATAGATCGGCACGAGTTCCAGCACATTCTGGACCAGCTAAATCCGGCCATGGAGGATAACTCGACCTCGATGCGGCCGGACGGTGACGTGGAGCTTTCGATGGAGTACGTGCAGGGGTTCAAAATACCACCCTGTCCGCAGTGTGGCGGAAATCTGAAGCCGGAAATTGTGTTCTTCGGTGACAACGTACCGATGCCGCGGATCGAGAAAGTGGTACGAATGATCATCGAGTCGGACGGTGTGCTCGTGCTCGGCTCTAGCTTGACCGTCTTCTCGGGCTATCGGATAATACTGCAGGCGAAGGAACTCGGGCTACCGGTGGCTATCGTCAACATAGGTGCAACGCGCGGTGACCCGAAAGCGGATCTTAAAATTTCGGCCCGTTGCGGCGAAGTAATGGCAAACCTGTTCAAGCCTGCCAGATAA
- the LOC1271515 gene encoding serine/threonine-protein phosphatase 4 catalytic subunit: MPDYSDLDRQIEQLKRCEIIKEHEVKALCAKAREILVEEGNVQRVDSPVTVCGDIHGQFYDLKELFKVGGDVPETNYLFMGDFVDRGYYSVETFLLLLALKVRYPDRITLIRGNHESRQITQVYGFYDECIRKYGSVTVWRYCTEIFDYLSLSAIIDGKIFCVHGGLSPSIQYLDQIRSIDRKQEVPHDGPMCDLLWSDPEDTHGWGVSPRGAGYLFGSDVVSQFNAANDIDMICRAHQLVMEGYKWHFNETVLTVWSAPNYCYRCGNVAAILELNENLQRDFTIFEAAPQESRGIPSKKPQADYFL; encoded by the exons ATGCCAGACTACAGTGACCTGGACCGACAGATCGAGCAGCTGAAGCGATGCGAAATCATCAAGGAGCACGAGGTGAAGGCCCTGTGCGCGAAGGCGCGCGAAATTCTGGTCGAGGAGGGCAACGTGCAGCGGGTCGACTCGCCGGTAACGGTGTGCGGTGACATTCACGGCCAGTTCTATGACCTTAAGGAGCTGTTCAAGGTCGGGGGCGACGTGCCGGAGACGAACTACCTCTTCATGGGCGACTTTGTCGACCGGGGATACTACAGTGTGGAAACATTCCTGCTACTGCTCGCGCTGAAGGTACGCTACCCGGACCGAATCACGCTGATCCGCGGCAACCACGAATCGCGCCAGATCACACAGGTGTACGGGTTCTACGACGAGTGCATACGCAAGTACGGCTCGGTCACGGTGTGGCGCTACTGCACCGAAATCTTCGACTACCTTTCCCTGTCCGCCATCATCGATGGGAAAATTTTCTGCGTCCACGGCGGGCTGTCCCCCTCGATACAGTATTTGGATCAGATCCGCTCGATCGACCGCAAGCAGGAGGTGCCCCACGACGGTCCGATGTGCGATCTGCTGTGGAGCGACCCGGAAGACACACACGGCTGGGGCGTATCGCCCCGGGGGGCCGGCTATCTGTTCGGCTCCGACGTCGTGTCACAGTTTAATGCCGCCAACGATATCGACATGATATGCCGGGCGCATCAGCTCGTGATGGAGGGTTACAAGTGGCACTTTAACGAAACCGTACTCACCGTCTGGTCGGCACCCAACTATTGCTATCG GTGTGGTAATGTGGCCGCAATATTAGAACTGAACGAAAACCTTCAGCGCGACTTTACCATCTTCGAAGCAGCACCACAGGAAAGCCGCGGAATACCGTCGAAAAAACCTCAGGCAGACTACTTCCTTTAA